A segment of the Methanofollis fontis genome:
AGGCAATCTCTGAACGAGGGCAACCTCTTTCCCTTCAGTTTCCAGATCGAAGTTTGAATTCCTCATAGGCAATCTCTGAACGTCTTCGGCGGCAAAAGCGGATCCACCTGGTATAAGTTTGAATTCCTCATAGGCAATCTCTGAACAGGAGCGGAATTCTGCATCCGCTGCGGATGCCCAAGTTTGAATTCCTCATAGGCAATCTCTGAACTCTGTCCAGATGTCGTAGAGCACGGCGGCGTTCCCGGGTTTGAATTCCTCATAGGCAATCTCTGAACAGCCATCTGGATCTTCTTGCCGGTGGCGGTCTTGGCATGTTTGAATTCCTCATAGGCAATCTCTGAACAGTGAAGGGAACCACCGTAACCTCTATCATTCCAGAGTTTGAATTCCTCATAGGCAATCTCTGAACAGGCTAACCGTGTAGGTCCCGGTGCTGCTGTAGGAGGTTTGAATTCCTCATAGGCAATCTCTGAACTTTCTCTCGACGATTATGATCTCACCGGAGACGATGTTTGAATTCCTCATAGGCAATCTCTGAACCGATCCAGACCTCGTCGTAGATCGACGGGTCGAGAGTTTGAATTCCTCATAGGCAATCTCTGAACCAGGCAACCGCACGCAGTCCTTCACCTTCACGGTCTAGTTTGAATTCCTCATAGGCAATCTCTGAACCTGGCAATGTATCGGCAGTCCTCCCGGCCGCGGGAGAGTTTGAATTCCTCATAGGCAATCTCTGAACCTTCTCCTGCCGAAACGGCGAACAGGAAGACGAGAGTTTGAATTCCTCATAGGCAATCTCTGAACAACAAACCCGATTGAGATGGCATAATCGGTTGTGAGTTTGAATTCCTCATAGGCAATCTCTGAACAGCCATATGCGGCGCCAGATGCCCTCATCCGTGCCGAGTTTGAATTCCTCATAGGCAATCTCTGAACGCAGGTCTGCGACGACGTCGCGGTCGAGTTTCTCGGGTTTGAATTCCTCATAGGCAATCTCTGAACGGTGATCCGCGTGGACGCCTGCGAGGCTCAGATCGAGAGTTTGAATTCCTCATAGGCAATCTCTGAACCGTCAATGTGGACCATCTACGAGTATCTATATTTTTAGTTTGAATTCCTCATAGGCAATCTCTGAACCCGCATCGAGGGAGTTCCAAATATATTATCAAGTCACATGAAGAAATAAAGCAAGCGAAAAAGTTTGGTATTTTCATAAGCATCATCATGTTTACTATGGTCGCAGATTGGAATGACAATTTCTGAAATATTTCCGTATTTTTTTAACATTTGTCGCCATGAACCACAGTAAATGAAATAATGGCCAAATATAACATTATTATGTCAAATATCACAAGAACAATTGCAGATCCTGAGATCAAACTAATCTAAGCACAGCTTGGTTTTATATGTCAATGCAGAACCAGAAGATCCCCGTTCCGTGCTACGATGACAGCATTAAAATGAGCATTCGCAACAGATTTTTAAATGATATTGCTCACTGAACCTCGTTCAATACCCCATGTCACCCTCTTTGTGTAACGAGAGTTCTCAAAAGTATAAACGATCACTGAATCATTGTTTTCTTCAAGAACCGCCATTAACTCTCCTTTAAGACTCCGCAATCGCGCCTCCGTAATTTCACCTTCGAAGACTGAATTTTGAACCCAAATGAGATATTTTCGACATATTTTCAATGCCTTTGCCACACGTCCCTCTTGAACATCGTATACAAGGATTGCAAACATCAGTTAAACTCCTACATTCACCACTGGCTTATGAACGGCTCATACTCTGTATCGCCAATAAGGTGCTTTTCAATCTTGTACAACTCCATTCGAATGACCTTTCGGTAACTCACCTTCCCTACTCGACGATGGTGGAAAGTAGCGTCAAGATGTTCGTCATACCGTTGAACAAATAGCCGTTTTGCCTTCTCCGTCATTAATAATCCTTGTGCCGATTCTTCAAAGTCTTCTGGAACGATCTCTTTATTCTGGATCACACTGAAAATCGTCCGGTCAACAATTATCGGCTTGAATATCTCCGATACATCAAGATTAAGAGTGAATCTCCGGAAATTTGTCGCATGAAGATATCCAATCCGGGGATCGAGATGTGTCTTATAAATCTCAGTCAGCAGAGTAGAATACATCAACATATTGCCAAAGCTAATGAGTGAGTTGAGTGGAGTCTTCGGCGGTCGGCGACTCCGACCTGAGTAAGAGAACCCTTTCCGAGAGAGGATCGGATCAAACGATGAATAATACGCATCGCGGATGTTCCCCTCAATGCCCATCAACCCCTCAATCGTTTTCGTTTTCGGGATCCCCTCAGCGAAGCCTTTTACATTCTCAATGATCGTCTGAAGTTCATCATGGGACTTCCGGCAATATCCTATTACATGAAGGATATTGCGGGCGGCACCGGTCACAAACCCCTTCGCAAGATTGATGCGGCGAGCGGGATCAATATAGCATTCAACCTGCTTTACAATGAGATGACCTGAATTTAAGTGTTCACGAGGATAGTAGGTACCTGTGTAATATCCATAATGATTGAAGAAGTGGATTGCAATCCCATATTTAGTCAGGAATTCGAGGAGCCGTTTGTTCAGTGTGACCTCCGAAAAAACAAATAAATCACGAATATTCTCAATTGGAAGATGCTTCTTCTCCTCTCCTGTGTCGAGGACAAGGGTATTGTCCTTACGGATTAGCGTCCCGTTGGTAAAGATGTAGATCGTCTTCATGCAAAACAAAACTCCAGAAACGAACAGTGAGAGCAGTATGCAACCTTTTTAGCTGGAGGCGGCGTTTCTAGATGCACAAGCGTCTCAATATCTTCAATGATCGAACGAATTTCAGCCTCGTTCTCTGCGGTGAGATCAACGGGAAAACGCTTTCGTTCATCCGGAACAGCAATAAGCCCACGGGCAGTGATACCCTGTTCTTTAAGTCGATACAGATAATAGAGGACTTGAAAGAAAGCATGAGGGACCGATTTCGAACTCTTCTTCACCTCTCCAACAAGGACGTACTCCTCACCCCTCTGAATTAGATCAATTACCCCACCATCGATGGCAATCCGCCGCCTCTCTCTGGTGTATGTTGTTTCGTCTATCACACGGCCCATCTCAAGGTAGGGATGATCCTGGCTTGGTTCAATCCTTCTACTGAAAAGACACGCCTGCCGGGGGCAAGCGGTGTACGAATTTACCAGCGTCCCGGTGATACTGATCGGAGTGGGCATCACCATTGCACTCCCTCCTCACTTTGTGTTGATAGATGGAGGCCGAGATCTGGGCGGTAATATCGTTCAAGGTCTTCCCGCTTCACCACATATCTCCCGATGATCATTGGTGGAAGATAATCCGGATCGCCAAAGATGCGAAGGGAGAGGGAGTACGGCGCAAGGTTGCGGAGGGCCTTTCGACGCTGGGCGTTCCAGGCAAATCTATCTTCATCCTGTTTAGGGGGTTCGCTCTTTTTGACAGCCTCTTCGAACAACATTTCTGCTTTTTTATCGGAGAGAACCAGGAAAGGATAATCTCGACCTCTTTTTTCGATCAACCCGAAATCTGCAATACGGTTCCATTCAACCTGTGTAATGGCGCTGATCATTTCTCTGGACTCGGTATCGGCATTTTGCATCACGGCGGCGAAGTACGCCTGGAGGAATTCATGATACTCGATCTCAGAACACTGATCAGGCAGGAGCGTCACCGTTGCGTGGGTTAGTGTCTCTCCGTAGATCCGGGTCGAAAAGAGCTGTTTGTCACGTACGGGCACGACAAACACCTCACATGCCGTTTCCGATTCATAGTGTCGGTTGCACCGGCCCGCCGCCTGGATGATACTATCGAACGGCCCGATATCGCGGATCACGCGGTTCAAGGAGATATCAACGCCAGCCTCCACGACCTGCGTTGCGATGCAGAGTCGGCACTTTCCTTCTTTGATCATCTTAACCCGTTCACGCCGATGAGCCGGAAGGACGCGGGAGGATAGATAGACCGGATGGAGATCCTCCACGGCCATAAAGACGGTCTCGGCCTCCCGAACAGTATTGCAGATGACGAGCAACGAATCCTGGAGTTCGGCCTGCTCCCGGACAAATATCGCGAATTCCTGCAGATCCATCTCAGGCATCCGGTGTAGCCGCGTCCTGTTCAGTTGCGGCCGGATAACCTCCGCTACAGACCCGATCGCTTTCACTGACGGGACAATCGCCGGCAGTGTTGCTGTAGAGAAGATGATAGTTGCCCCGAGTGCCACGAGATGCTCAAGGGTATATCGGACCACACCCCAGTGACGGTATGGAATGCTTTGAACCTCATCGAGGATTATAATCGCGTTGCAGAGTCGATGAAAATACGGAACCCGTGAATTGGTAATGATCCCTTCAAGCAGAGAAACAAACGTCGTGACCACGATCGCGCTGTCCCACGTCTCGTATGCAAGGGAGGCTTCCTGTTCGTCCTCCTCCTCACCCACTACGATGGAGGCCAGGTGGTGGTAGGCACTGACGGCATCGCCAAAGATGGCGTCGGCTGTGTCATATGTCTGTTCAATGATATTGATGAAAGGAAGGGCATAGACGATCAACGGTCGGTCGTCCCTTTTTTCACGAACTCCAGCCGCAATACGGAGGTTCGCAAGGGTCTTCCCGATGCCGGTAGGTGCGGAGAGGGAATAGATGCCAGGGCCATCTATTGAGATTTTCCTGGCATCATCGTAGAAGAGGTCTCTGAGAGGTGCAAGCCTGCCTTCCCTCTTTAATCCGGCAACATAATCATCGATCGCCGACGAAGAGATCTCGATAGTCGGGGATTTTTTTTCATGCAGGACCACATCCTCCCGATCGCTTGCGACAAGCGCCGACATGAGCGTCTGCATACGGAAGTACAACCACTCTGAACTGATTCCCTCAAAAGCGTACGCGGCGACGAACCCTTCAAGTTCATCGAGCACGGCATCAAGTGAAAACCCTGAGAGGTCAATCCCGATACGTTCACTGACCTCTTCGATAAACGGCGGATGGATATGGCGCCATTGATCGGCGAGGATCTTCTTTGGCAGTGTCACCAGCGAGTCTGCTATCAGGTCAGAAAAGTACCCGTGGTGGTTTTTGACAATCGAATAGACAAGGTAGCGTTCTTCATCGGAGAGTCCGGCGATGCCAGTGCAGTAAAAAGCAATGAGTGCTGAAAGCGGCGAGTGCTGCTTC
Coding sequences within it:
- the cas2 gene encoding CRISPR-associated endonuclease Cas2 — protein: MFAILVYDVQEGRVAKALKICRKYLIWVQNSVFEGEITEARLRSLKGELMAVLEENNDSVIVYTFENSRYTKRVTWGIERGSVSNII
- the cas4 gene encoding CRISPR-associated protein Cas4, which gives rise to MVMPTPISITGTLVNSYTACPRQACLFSRRIEPSQDHPYLEMGRVIDETTYTRERRRIAIDGGVIDLIQRGEEYVLVGEVKKSSKSVPHAFFQVLYYLYRLKEQGITARGLIAVPDERKRFPVDLTAENEAEIRSIIEDIETLVHLETPPPAKKVAYCSHCSFLEFCFA
- the cas1b gene encoding type I-B CRISPR-associated endonuclease Cas1b, whose protein sequence is MKTIYIFTNGTLIRKDNTLVLDTGEEKKHLPIENIRDLFVFSEVTLNKRLLEFLTKYGIAIHFFNHYGYYTGTYYPREHLNSGHLIVKQVECYIDPARRINLAKGFVTGAARNILHVIGYCRKSHDELQTIIENVKGFAEGIPKTKTIEGLMGIEGNIRDAYYSSFDPILSRKGFSYSGRSRRPPKTPLNSLISFGNMLMYSTLLTEIYKTHLDPRIGYLHATNFRRFTLNLDVSEIFKPIIVDRTIFSVIQNKEIVPEDFEESAQGLLMTEKAKRLFVQRYDEHLDATFHHRRVGKVSYRKVIRMELYKIEKHLIGDTEYEPFISQW
- the cas3 gene encoding CRISPR-associated helicase Cas3'; the protein is MSVSADIPFSTSDLLSHPDRRLIDHIDGVYDRLRSKVDEKDTIVRIVAFCHDIAKASPAFQRYIRKLPIRSPQEKQHSPLSALIAFYCTGIAGLSDEERYLVYSIVKNHHGYFSDLIADSLVTLPKKILADQWRHIHPPFIEEVSERIGIDLSGFSLDAVLDELEGFVAAYAFEGISSEWLYFRMQTLMSALVASDREDVVLHEKKSPTIEISSSAIDDYVAGLKREGRLAPLRDLFYDDARKISIDGPGIYSLSAPTGIGKTLANLRIAAGVREKRDDRPLIVYALPFINIIEQTYDTADAIFGDAVSAYHHLASIVVGEEEDEQEASLAYETWDSAIVVTTFVSLLEGIITNSRVPYFHRLCNAIIILDEVQSIPYRHWGVVRYTLEHLVALGATIIFSTATLPAIVPSVKAIGSVAEVIRPQLNRTRLHRMPEMDLQEFAIFVREQAELQDSLLVICNTVREAETVFMAVEDLHPVYLSSRVLPAHRRERVKMIKEGKCRLCIATQVVEAGVDISLNRVIRDIGPFDSIIQAAGRCNRHYESETACEVFVVPVRDKQLFSTRIYGETLTHATVTLLPDQCSEIEYHEFLQAYFAAVMQNADTESREMISAITQVEWNRIADFGLIEKRGRDYPFLVLSDKKAEMLFEEAVKKSEPPKQDEDRFAWNAQRRKALRNLAPYSLSLRIFGDPDYLPPMIIGRYVVKREDLERYYRPDLGLHLSTQSEEGVQW